A region of the Phoenix dactylifera cultivar Barhee BC4 chromosome 10, palm_55x_up_171113_PBpolish2nd_filt_p, whole genome shotgun sequence genome:
CTCTACTCCAAAATCTTCAAGAGGCCGTGCATGTTTGTTATGTGCAATTATCTCACATGATGTAGTAGAAAATAAGTCTACTACTATTTATCAGGTGAACTAGAGAGGTATGATCATATTGGTCCTGCTTGATGTGGCTCCTTCATGACTAGGTCGACTCCAGACCAATTCAAGAGCCAAGCCGAGCAAGGCCAAAAGTAACCAGCCTCCAACGTCACACATCACCTGACGTTCCGAATAAAGTCCTGTGGGCTGTGGCTCAGCCATACGATCATTCAATTCGACACTTATTCAAAGTTGATCACCCGAGCTTTACCTTTGATAGTAATCTAACCACTTCATGGAGAAACATTCTCTTTTCCTCACGCTGAAAGTTTTAAAATTGCAGTAATGACCCTATATAGCTATGGGACATACCAGGTTGCTATAGCATGACTTTGGATGATTACATCGCATCTTAAGATGGTTAAGATACAGTTATGGAATGTCTCTCAATAGTCATCGTGCACCCCCTAACCATTAAAGCACGACTGGGAGGAGATTCTGTCCGATGGCTATATATAGACTCAAAACTCTTCCATGAACGGCAGGATGGTAAAGCGACTTACAAGCCTTTATTTCTTCTATCTTGTTCGTTATCTTCTTCCATAGTTTTAAAATTCTATTTGACTTAGGCGTCGTAATATTAAGCCAACTTTATTGagtttttttgatttgttattatttTGTAAATGACAGAGGCAACAATACGACCAGATCAGGATGGGTTTTTTTAAGAAGAAAAGCCCGATAGGAGGGATTGACGTGGATGGAAAACTAGCAGTGTGTATGGAATCCTTGTGGTATGTACGGTAGTTATCGTACTTGCAAGAACATCCTTCCTTGCGGTTCCTCCCCGTTGCCGGTGACTTCCGGCTCTTGCGTTGACGTCATGCGCTGGGTACTCCCTGACGTGGACTCGATGCGTGGGCCCCACGGTGCTCTTCGTCCACGCCAACCTCAAAGAATATGGTGCgaccgctttttttttttttttttgcgtacaATGGTGCGACCGCTTCGCCGGCTTTTCGCACCTCTTACTCCTTGACGACTCGATTGGATCGCGGTTCCTCGTCCAAATACATTTCTAGAAACCTAATTTttacaaatataatatttaaaaaataattttggtatatttgattgattataaaaaatcgctattttaaaaaaataacaaattagaAGAGTAAATTCCGCTTATAAACCCACCTTGAcagtttctccttttcttcactCCTGGTCTCTCTCAGTTCAAAGTCCTCTCCCTCGTGCGATTCTTCCATGGAAGTCGAGAATGCCGCTCTTCGTAGCCTCGATCTCCCACCGCTTACATTCCATCACTCCTTAGATATGGAATCGGAACCAATGGTCCTAGAAGCCAATCAAGATCCCGAAGCGCTCGAATCGGCGGCCCTCGGCGGTGCTCCTCCCTCGTCGCCGGGTCTCCAATCCGAGCTCGTCGGAGATCTTTCGGGGGCGGCCCCCGAGCTCAATTCGATGATCGCCGGAGCTCATCCGGATTCCAAAGCTCTCGAAGCTATGGCGGCGGACGCTCCGCCCTCTCCGGCGGTTACTGGAGATCGTCCGGACCGCGACGGCCTTGAATCGACGACCGTCGAGCTCGGGTCAACTGTTGTCCGAGCTCACCGGGACTGGAAAGAGCTCAAAGCGACGGCGGCAGGCGCTCCGCCCTTTGCTTCGGTGCTTGAGGAAGCGGTTCTTGGAGCTCATCCAGAACGCGACGCGGTTGAACGGCCGGTAAGCGAAGCTCCGATCTCCGAGAGATCGGAGTCGAAAGCGGCGACGAAGGTTCAGAAGGTTTACAGGAGCTACCGCACCAGGCGCAGGTTAGCAGACTCCGCCGTCGTCGCCGAGGAGCTGTGGTAGGTGTTATGATCCTTCGAGTTTCTATCTTGGCTTGttgtttttcccctttttttggtACTTTGGTTCTTGATATCCAGATATGGAATTTTTTTTCctgttattgattttttttccttttgtttgggAATTTCCGAAGGTGGCAAGCGATAGACTACGCTCGCCTCAACCACAGTACGGTTTCGTTCTTCGACTATCTAAAACCGGAGACGGCGATCTCGCGATGGAATCGAGTTAGCCTGAACGCTTCCAAGGctggttttatatttttttccttttttttagctctttttctATCCTCTTTCGTTGATTTCGTCagtttttctttaagaaaagcTCGGGTGGTTTAAGGGTTTCTGGTTTGACTCCTCGCAGGTTGGTCAGGGTTTATCCAAAGACGCCAGAGCTCTGAAGCTGGCTTTTCAACACTGGATCGAGGCTGTAAGTCTAAATAGACTCTGGACTGttcttttaacttttcttttttccttttcttgcttTGTTTCGTTCTAATCTTAGCCGCAAAATCTCCGAACTATTAAATATTTTCACTACTTtgctttttaatttttaatttttatttttttggacaaATTACTGTGTgatgattaattttttattttcacaaAAAGGTCACCGAATCTTGTATAAGTTCATCGTGATTTTGCTGAAAGCTTTAGAATTGATATCTTTCAGTGAGGTCTTAGTTTCTCATGTACAGAGGGAAGCCAATCAGGTTGCTGTTTGGCTCTCCAAAGAGGGTCTTTCATTTAATTTTGGGctatatttttctaattttccaTCTTCGGGGAGTGAACTTGTGCAGAGGGATATCGCCACTGTTTTGTACTCTCGCTTTATtgataataataattatgcttAGGACTTTTTTTCTGCTACATTCTTTTTTGACAGATCATAAAGATTTCCCCTTCCTGAATAATTCCATGTCACTAAACATGCGATTTTGTTTCAAATTTGAAGCTATGAAATGTAATTATatttatgtgtttttttttcttgtattttagATTGACCCACAACATCGTTATGGACATAACCTACACCTCTACTATGACGAATGGTGTAAAAGCCAGGCCGGGCAACCTTTCTTCTACTGGTGAGCACTGAACCCTCAGCATTTGTCCAAATAATGTGATGATTACAAATTAGTTGGAAGTTCTGTCTGACAAATCATAGGTCACGATGTGTTGCCATTTTTTGACAGAAGTTTGGGCATGAATTCTGAAAATCATGATGCTGCTAGAACAGTATAAACATTCATTTCATATTTCACATTTTAGATTTTTGAGAAAGATGCTGCACATGTTATTCAAAGCTAACCTataaaaagaagggaaaaacatGAACACCCTATACTACAGCATAACAAGCAggacttcttttcttttcttttttttgaaaaaattctttactTTGGCCATCATTCTGATCCAGAAGTTTTCAGGTGAAATAATGTTTCATGATCATCCAAGATAAGTAGTTGGATGTTAAAGTGAACCTTTACATACGCATACTTCCTAGTTAGGATCTTATGATCCGTGACCTGGAAAAAGCATTACCCTATACAGTCTAGATGTCATCCTAAAATTGGGATCACATAAGTACTCTATTATGGATaatactctttatttttttcatgtgTGTATGTGTGCGTGCAGGCGAAGGGGAGTTTACTAGCATACTTGCCATTATAACTTTGAAAATTTGATTTCTTTATTCAAAATGAATTAAGTTAAATCATTTTTCAAATAAGGATTGTAATAATTAACATATAATTGGGTGTGTTTATTTGTTCTATGGTCTATGccattgtttgttttttttgtcgATCAATTAATCATACATCATGGAATTATATTTGATAAATTTGACATGATGTTTGTTTCATCGAACATGCTACATATGGGCATGGTTGcagaaattaaattttgtatgttTATATGTTATGTCTTTCATGATTTATCTAATGTACAATTGACTTATTCtcggttttttttaaaaatatatattttttgaaagaaatcaaaattcaaaagaatcccATTATTTATGTTCTGATCCACAATGCTTCAATCCCAATCTTGTCAATTTTTTTCAACTTTATGAAATTAACACATGTGAACAATGGGCTAAGATATGATGGTACTATTGACTAGCGGTTTTCAGTTTATGATTATTCTCTGTTTCTGGAAGGGTTGAGCCTAACAACATCATTTGTGCAGGCTGAATATTGGTGACGGCAGAGATGTGGATCTTAAGGAATGCCCAAGGTCACAGCTTCGGAAACAATGCATTAAATATCTTGGCCCTGTAAGATCTTTttcattttgaatattttaCAAATTTACATTTGTAGACATTTGGTTTTATGGTAATGAAAATTAAGGGTGGCGGCCAAATTGGCCTCTGCTTAATATTTCACTCCCTGCTAATTACTGTGGAGAAGCATACTTATCACGACCAGGGTGACTGAACTTTTTATTCTATCTGATTGATTTATAAATGAAGTCCAGAGACATGTTAGACATAAACATATATTAGACTCTATAATAAATTTGCAGCTTGCATGCTTGACCCCAGATGCTGTGGCAAAAATGAGCTTCCAAGTAACACATAATGATGACATGGGATTCTGTGTTTATTGGTCTCAATGCAACCTAAACTCATAATGGGTTTCATCTAGCAAATGCATATgagaaataacatatttttggcAATGAAGTTTGTTttgtcattttattttatttaatagctCAAACTGGGAGAAATATATTAAAAGTGAATAAGTCAGATGAAGGCTTACGCTTCTTGTTAGAAGCCCTAATAATAAACAATCAGGGATCTTTGTAGTCAAGTGGATAAATACACGATCTTCCTGACATACAGCAAAGAGAGGGAAAAAGTGTCTTTTAGACACTTCGGCCTTCCATCTCAAGTAATGACACCCATCAGTGCTCTGCTTATGTCAGATTTCATTTATTTTCTTGAACATAATGAAGGGTAAACTAATAAATGCTTATTAGTGGAAGTATCTTAATCAACACACCATATTCTTATAGAGGAATTAtaaaattgattttaattacttTCATTATTGCATTTGATTGAATGCTCCAAATTAACATCCGAATGCACCTTTTCCAGCAAGAGCGGGAGAATTATGAATATGTGCCAATGGAAGGAAAAATTGTGCACAAACAAAGTGGAGAGCTTCTTGATACAACTAAAGGATCTGAAAAAGCAAAGTGGATTTTTGTTATGAGCACTTCCGGAAGATTGTATGCTGGTCAGGTAGATTATAAACCAAGAGCTTTTGCCCTGTGAAATATGGTGTATCGAGTTACAATACATCCCCGAATTTTCCTGCCTCAGTTGACAAGCCagtaactgtttttttttttttttttttttttttgggcactGAATCCAGAAAAAGAAAGGCAAGTTCCACCATTCTAGCTTCCTTGCAGGAGGTGCCACTATAGCAGCTGGAAGATTGATTGCAGAAAATGGAATTCTTAAGGTAATACACATAAGCCAttgtaattttaatttcttgcaTTATAATATTGTTCTATCTCTTGCCAACAATTTTCTTgagttttggatttttttttattggaggACTATTCCATCTCGTTaaacatttattttatatgttttCTTGCACACTTTATTCCTACCTCCTGCTATAAATTCGTTCAATGTACAAGATCTTAATGTGCGTGCTGTAGTTGTCTGGTTAATAATAAGCCCATGTTGAAGTATGCGTTGTTATTTTAAACTGTTTTTATTGAGTTTCTTTTTCTGCAGGTTGCACAGCCAAAAAATGCTTGCAGTCAGTTAGTACAACTGAATTCTTGGTTTCTCTATGTACTGGGATTTAATAGAACATATTCTCTGTTCTTTCATAtacaacattatctataaaatatTAGTATTGGCACCCAGTTTTTCACCACTTTTCTTTTCCATCTATTATGGTCATGGTATGTCATATCGGTCCGAACCAAGCAGTATAGGGCATATCGTACCATACCGGTTGGGTACCGGTACTTGGTACGAATAGTGTACTGATACTTGGTACTTCAAAAAAGTTtcgtaccataccgacactgtgctagtgtagCACTGGTACgcggtccggtaccgagacggcgaatcTTGATTATGGTGATATTTTCTTGGCAAATCAATGAAAGACCACATAACTAGTTAAGAATTCTATACACAGTAGTTCAGACAATCTCTCTAGTTACAGGATTAAAATACTTATGCTTCCCATCAAATAACATATTTCCTTCTATTCCACTAGGCTAGCTTCCAGGGCTCTTTCCACTTGGAGCTTATGAAAGGGCATTGACAAATCGTCTTCTATAACCAAAATCTTTCATGTCTTTTGACATGCTCTGCTTTCTTCTGCTAAAACTTGCACACCATCTTTTGCATGTAGAAAAGATTGTTCTTGGTGATAGTTTACAGCCTTCCTTGGCTACACAAACCAAATGGTCATGAACTGTTGggaagaaacttaaaatatgtaCTTGCCCTTATTTTAGTATGGTGGTTTATTTCCCAGTTTTATTATTCTCATAGAGCTTTCTATACCCCTCAGAGGATGTTGACCTAtggattcaattttttttaaaaaaaagtacatCCTTTTTTTCATAtagttttctctcttttcctccattAGCAATGCCTctaaaattcattatttttcacaTGGTCTCCCAATTTTAATGATCAtttcttgaaagaaaatttcaaccacaacagCACACTTGTCAAAAATTAGCTGAAATTGATCTCTCACCTTGTTCTTATCGCCTGCTTTTTCAATCACCTGCTTTCTCCTGTTCATGTTCTTTGGTTTCTCTTGACACAAACGTTTGCTTATGTCTTTCCTTAGAGGATAGTTGATGTTGGCTAATGCAGTCATCCATTGTCTTGATCATTCCATCAAGATCATTCCTATTTACAAGATGAATTCTCATGATTACTTGAGAGTTGGTGATAGATGGACCATACACCTTCAGAGAACAGTCCCTACAGCAAAGGCAAATTTTAGTAGGGCTGGCACAAAAGCATGATCATAGATGCAGAGAAAGGGTAGTATAGCTCTATAAGTTTGTAATACGCACGATTGGGACACCTGATTCCCTGATTCTTTAATTTTTCACTTCTTACAGTCACAATGCAAAGGTGTCTGCACTGAGCACTTTACGGCTCATTATACCAGATGCTATTATTCAAGGCTGGCCTGCAATGCAGACAAAACCTTGTGCCACATCTTGTTGTTCATTGGCAGGATCAAATTTATATATACTGCCTTCTTGCCCCTTTTCACtgattttcttcttgtttcatAACCGTAGATCCCTCAGAATCTAGTTTGTGCATGGGATTTTTGAGACTTGCTGTTTTCTGTTACTTGTGTGGAATATTTCTAAAGGCGCTGGGCATGCGGATGCATGCTAGTTTCTCCTTAaatctcatggccctacaaatATCATCAAATTCTAATTGTTTTTATATTACGAAAATTTTTACCGCCAGTTGGTAGGGCAGGCATTTTCTAATTGAGTTATTAAAATACTAGAAAAGGACAGCATAATAAATTAAGCAATGTCTTGATGACTTGGCTGGTTAGATATGATGATATTCTAGTTCCTAAATCTCTATCCACTGGTGTTATGAGATGCACTGTATTCTTGTTCTAGTTCTTGAATCTCTATCTCCTGGTGCGCCGTAATGCACAGTGAACTTTGATGCGTTAGGCTCTGAAACGCATTAAACATAACTATCTTTGGTCTGATTGATTGTTCTATCCATTGTATattcatttattattcaatgcCTATCTCTGATCATGAAAACCTATGGTTGATTGTAGTCAATATGGCCCTACAGTGGTCATTATCGTCCGTCTAAGGAGAACCTCACCCACCTTTTGAGCCTACTCAGGGAGAATGGGGTTGATCTGGATGAAGTTCAGGTATTTTAACCAGACCATATTTATGCCATCTGAGCTGAATGCAACGTTCTACTCTGCCGATAGATCTCATTAACCGTTTGATGTGATATTTTTCATAGATACATTCATTATCAAATGAAGACTACGAAGATGCAAAAGAAACTCTTCAGATTGAAGGGGTGATCGAAGCTTTTGAACCTTCCAAAGTTCCAAGGCTTGTCATGccaacagagaggaagaaaagccaATACTCGGAACAAACCGTGGGCACCCAAGCTGATGAGAATGTTCAAGTTGAAACTAAAGGTACCTACAAAAGAACGTTGTCTGGTGGCCTTCAAAGCCCGAAAGCTGATGTTCCTCAGAAAGCAATTTTAGAAAGAATCAAGTCCAAGAGGGATACAAGTTCCTTGCAGCTGGGGCATCAACTTTCCTTGAAATGGAGCACCGGAGCTGGTCCAAGGATTGGATGTGTTGCAGACTATCCCGTACAAGTGAGGGTTCAGGCGCTGGAGTTCGTGAACCTGTCACCAAGGGTTCCCACACCATCTCGCTCCCAAGGATTTCCCCCCTGTTCATCACCCAGCTGGGCCGCCTCTTGCACCATGCCATCCCCAACCTCTACCATGTCACCTGCACGCTCCTGCTTGTCCGATATCGCTCCTTCTGCTGATGCGACTGCTCGTACTCGTAGTTTTTAGAATTCAAACTACAGCATCGTCGGATGCTCCCACTTTTGGTTGCTTACTTGCCTTTTCCCTGATGCTGCAGCATTTTGATACTCGATACCAGGACTGGATCTAAACTAAGTGCTATGAGGAAGTACCATGTACATTTTGCAATATCAATCTTATATTTTATACCATATTAAACGCGACCGTAAATCAACTCTCTTTTCTTGGCGACCCCACGTTG
Encoded here:
- the LOC103703070 gene encoding IQ domain-containing protein IQM3 is translated as MEVENAALRSLDLPPLTFHHSLDMESEPMVLEANQDPEALESAALGGAPPSSPGLQSELVGDLSGAAPELNSMIAGAHPDSKALEAMAADAPPSPAVTGDRPDRDGLESTTVELGSTVVRAHRDWKELKATAAGAPPFASVLEEAVLGAHPERDAVERPVSEAPISERSESKAATKVQKVYRSYRTRRRLADSAVVAEELWWQAIDYARLNHSTVSFFDYLKPETAISRWNRVSLNASKVGQGLSKDARALKLAFQHWIEAIDPQHRYGHNLHLYYDEWCKSQAGQPFFYWLNIGDGRDVDLKECPRSQLRKQCIKYLGPQERENYEYVPMEGKIVHKQSGELLDTTKGSEKAKWIFVMSTSGRLYAGQKKKGKFHHSSFLAGGATIAAGRLIAENGILKSIWPYSGHYRPSKENLTHLLSLLRENGVDLDEVQIHSLSNEDYEDAKETLQIEGVIEAFEPSKVPRLVMPTERKKSQYSEQTVGTQADENVQVETKGTYKRTLSGGLQSPKADVPQKAILERIKSKRDTSSLQLGHQLSLKWSTGAGPRIGCVADYPVQVRVQALEFVNLSPRVPTPSRSQGFPPCSSPSWAASCTMPSPTSTMSPARSCLSDIAPSADATARTRSF